The Pueribacillus theae DNA window CAGTGTAAACAATACGCCAATGGTTGTTGCGATTCCTTTGCCGCCTCGAAAACCAAAAAAGACAGGCCAATTATGCCCGATTACAGCAAATAATCCCGCCAAAAAAGGAACCCAGGCTTCTCCACCAATTCCATGACTTATAAGAACAGCAGCTACCCCTTTTAAAATATCTAATATAAGAACTATAATGGCAGGCCCTTTGCCTAACACTCGCAGTGTATTTGTTGCCCCAGCATTTCCGCTTCCATATTTTCGAATATCAACTTTTTTATAAATTTTACCTATTAGGTAGCTAAAATTAACGGAACCGAGTAAATATCCAATCAAAATGGAAAAAAAGATAACCATCTTGTGCCCCCTTAATCATTTTTTTTCCGAGCGATAATCC harbors:
- the plsY gene encoding glycerol-3-phosphate 1-O-acyltransferase PlsY; translated protein: MVIFFSILIGYLLGSVNFSYLIGKIYKKVDIRKYGSGNAGATNTLRVLGKGPAIIVLILDILKGVAAVLISHGIGGEAWVPFLAGLFAVIGHNWPVFFGFRGGKGIATTIGVLFTLVPIPSLLAGVIAILLILITRYVSLGSLVYTGLTPFFILLIGNHPISFFYIALVITILSLWRHRTNLKKLVQGKESKIGEKHGIEDVNNS